The Apium graveolens cultivar Ventura chromosome 3, ASM990537v1, whole genome shotgun sequence sequence TGAATGTACTTGGGCATATTCCCTCTTATGTGAAGCTAGTACTTTATCAAAGTCCAAAGGTAATGCAAACAATTTGCGCAAAAACATAGAAATTGAAACCAAAAGAGCGATAAGAAAAACTTGACCTGTCTTGTACCCTCCGAGAGGTATGGGTTCCTATCTGTAATCGGCAATAGCAAATGCTTGAACTGAGAAAAGGAATCAACAGCTGGAGTGACTTCAGATTCTTGCGGAGTAGCCTTAGCTATGAGATTAAACTGAATACTGTAAGTGGACTATGAAAGAACTACGATAAGAACATCATTAAGAAATTGCAGCATAGCAAAACCATGACCATAATAATCTGTTACAGGCGATTTCCCTAAGAAAACAATAATCTCCCATATCTTAGCTCGCGAAGGGTGCAGCTATTGATGTGCATTACACAACAACATAAAACCATCAGAGACCACATTCAAGTTTCTTGGAACTGATGGCAATAAAAATATATCATGACAAGAGTTTTGCAAAGCATCTTCAATAACAAAATGCACAATTGGTGCAAAACATATTCAATGTCCACATAAATCCATGACAGGGATTGTCATGAAAACATGAATCCAGATGGATTCCACACCCAAATGAACAAGACCCTTATCGAGATTATCAAAGGCAGCTAAAGTATGGAATAACGGGTCCGAACACAATTCCCAATAATTTTTCCATCCTCAAATAAAAGAACTAGACCAATAAAGCTCACTTAAGGTTCAGTTGAATAAAGTACAAAAATAAATATTAGCACACACATTGTAATTATTTACAAAGTCCACTTAGTACAACTTAATTGAAGCAGGGAGCACAAATGCATAGTAAATAAAGAATGGTAAAGCAAATCaatataaataaaaaaagaagaaaattaaCACCTTTGAGAACAGAAATTCGATGAAAAAGATTGGGAAAGATGGAAAAGTTGCAAACTTTCTTGAAATTAAGCCCCAAAGAAACAGTTTTTGTATGTAAAGGTGAAATCTTTGAAGAAGAAATAAAGGGGTGATGGGGTTTTAAAGAAGAAGATGATTCAACTGGAACTGCTAGTAAATAATGAGCAAATGCCATTGAAATCTTGATTAAACCCTCTGGAAGGAAGATgatatacaagtcaatttttcaGTGATGGCTTAAACTTTAAAGTAGTGTgtagaaattaaaaaaaaaatagagAGCAGTGATGGGTTTTTtactattattttaattttttttcctctCGAAGTTTCTCGTTGTCTATCCTGATTTTTCTGGATATGTATACACCTTATCTAATATTGGGTCATAGGATAAAAAAACTATTATGGGAGGAAAGTAGGGAAATAACCTTAATAATAAGGAAATATTATTTTCAGAGctgatttttaattttcagaacaAATAAAGTATGAAAAAATAAAATTGTCCCTGTACATACACAATAACAGCAAAAAAAATATGTGAGGGGTAATTTCGTCTTTTCATGCTTTTTCAGTTCTGAAAATAAAAAGTTTGCTATGAAAATAACATTTCCCTAATAATATCTATTTTTTGGTAACAATACTAAAAAGTCATTGATGCATGACTAATTTATAGTTCTTTTATGTCATATATGCTTCTTTTAACCTTATTTTATGATACTTTAGTCCTAAATAATTAGTACTAGTTGTTATTTAACTTTGATGGATGCTAAGACTTAATTTTCTATGTTTATAAGGAATTATGGCAGAAGAAGGTGCAAAAGAGAAGAGTACATAATAAAAAAAGAAATTAAGGGAGTACAGGACCTGAACTTGGAGGCTTGGGGCCTAAAGGTCAGTGGAGAAAATGCACTTACCTCAGGGCCTGAGCTTGTGAGTTTAGGGCCTGAGAGAAGTAGATTTGAAGAATAAGGAGTTCTGAGCTCTTCTCAAGAGGCCCTGAGGACATCATTCAGGACCTAATGATGCTGAGGTTTAGGGCCTGAGCCTGACGAAAATTGTAATTCAAATAGATTTctactttattttaaaatctcTTTTAGTTACCTTGTATGAAGGAAAAACGGTACCATCTGagtataaaaataattagtttgagtTTTATAGAGAGGAGATAGTTATTTGAGAGAGGAGAGAACTTGAGTAAGGATTGAAGGGATTCACTCCAAGTTTgagagatttcatcaagttgTATTTTTCTTAACTCAATACTCTTGTAATCATGATTTTGgatattaatatatttttgtttTCTTCCTTAATTATGAGTAGCTAATTCTCTAATTTGAGAATTAGGTAGTATTCGTTGGTAATATATGTTTGTTTGATTGTAATGCAAATTCTCTATTTTGGTAATCTATCATTGAGGGCATAACCCAATTAAGGGAGTCATGAACCTTTAATTGTATCTATAGgagttgtgatgaattgggagaTGAGTCATAATTCTTGTTCATGATATGATGGACATAGTTTAATTATTGATTGGGAGATTAATATGTGACCTATGAAACTTATAATTCTTGGGTCTTAATAGTTTATGATTGTATTTCAATTGATCATGAGAATGACTTTGGGGATATAGTTGTATGCATTATTTTGTGTCTTGGGAGAGAACAATATAAACTTTAGAAGAATTGTTTTTAGCAAAGTAAGAGAAGTAGAGATCGCAATACATCAACAATCATTGAACCAATTGAAGAACCCTAGTTCTCGGATTGTTTTTCCTTATTTATAAATCTTTGATTTAATTACTTGATAGTTTAATTTAGTTAGTAACAAACACACCAAATATTTCTACACACGTCTAGACATTAAGAGATCGTATACTTGAATTAATATTGATTTAGTCCTTCCCTGAGAACGAACTTTACAAAAATTCACAACAACAaattggcgccgctgccggggaagGAAGCAATATTAAATTTAGGTTAATATTTCTTattgtttagattttatcagatTTGTTTCCAAGATCTATCTTATTGGTTTTCCCTTTTCAGGTGCTATAACTCTTATATGCGACGTTCTATAAGTGCGGGAAATTTGGAGTTCGATCTAGAAATCGAACGCACTTTTCGAGTTTTAAGGAGAGAGGCAAagcaaagaaaagaaagagacaAGATGGGTGAACGTGCACTTGTTATTGACAATCAGGATGAACCTTCAATTCGGGATCATGAGACTCCTAATCTTGCAAACTGCATTTATAAGACTCCAACGATTAATGCTGCTCAATTTACTATTAATCTGAGCTTGATACAAATGGTGAGTAACTCTGCTTTTAAAGGAGATATTGAGCGAGAGGATCCACACCATCATCTAGAGCGCTTTGTGCAGATGTGTGGTTCATTCAAAATCACTGGAGTGACTACAGATCAAATTCGTCTTCACATGTTCCCTTACTCTATAAAGGGAAGAGCTTTGGAATGGTTTCAACAACTTTCAGATACTATAGTTGCTACTTGGGAAAGTCTATCGACCGAGTTTTTGTCAAAATAATGTCCTTCAGACAAGACTCAACAGATGAGGGCAATCATTATAAGTTTCAAGACTAAACCAGGTGAAGGCTTATATCAGGCATGAGAGAGATACAAGTCATTGTtaagaaaatgtccacatcatggatATTTAGAATGGATCCTTCTGAGTACTTTTTATGGGTCCTTGAATAAATAATTTCGTTTGAGTTTGGATGTGGCAGCTGGAGGAGACTTTAAAAAATCACCAGTCACCAAGGCAAAAGCACTTCTCGAGGAGTTGGCAGCAAATAACTATGAATGGGCACCTAGTGGTGCAAACTCGGTAAAGTCAGCACAAGATACTGAGATGATGAACTTGCTCACTCTTAAATTGGATGCTCTGACTCAAGAGGTATGTGGACAAAGGGCTAATGTTAATTCTATCTCGGCTCCAATGAGAGGGTACAATGATTATGGCGTTGATCAGTATTCATATGCTCCTCAATTCTCCGATGAAGCATCTTTTATTCAAGGGAGGCAATCGTGGCCAGTGCAAAATAATTCTTATTACAATCCAAATCAGAGGCCAAATAATAATCTCTCTTACAACAATAACCATGCTCAAAATCCAACATATATTGCACCAAGACAGAACCCACCTCCGGGTtttcagcagcaacaacaatatCAACTTCCACCTAAAGAAAAGAAGGAACCAACTGATTGGGAAGTTACACTGAACAAGATGATACAAGGAACTACTGGGGCCTTCACCAATATAGATACCAAATTTGAAAAGGCCGAGTCAAGGCTTGATCATATGGCATCGTCTCAAACGATGTTGGAATCGCAAATTGGCCAAATTGTAAATAAAATTGGTATGCATGAACAATGAGCACTTTCTAGTCAACCCGATGTGAATATCAAAGAGCAGTGCAAGGCTATCATTTTGAGGAATGGAAGAGAACTACCGAAAATTGTGGCTCCGGCACTTAAAGATGAGAATCttcctcctaagaaaagaaaaacacgTCAAGTTAATATGGAGATTTCTAACAGCGTTGACAACAAACCCAACAAGGAGAGGCTCACACATCATGCTCCTATGAAACCATACATCCCTCTAATTCCTTTTCCATATAGGTTGAAAAATAGCAAGTTAGAGAAGCAGTTTGAAAAGTTTTTGAAGATGTTTCGTGAGATTCATATTAGCATTCCGTTTGCTGATGCATTGGCTCAAATTCCCCTCTACGTGAAATTTATGAAGGAGGTGTTATATACAGGAAGAAGTTGAAGGAGGTAGAAACAATCACTCTTACCGAAGAGTGCAGTGCTGTTATTTAATGTAAGATTCCTCCTAAACTCAATAATCCTGGAAGTTTTTCTTTGCCATGCAACATTGGTGAATTGGGAATAAGAAAGGCCTTGTGTGATCTTGGATCTAGTGTAAGTTTAATGCTGCACTCTATGTATAAAAGACTTGGCTTAGGAGATTTAAAGAAGACAAGGATTTCCCTTCAACTTGCGGATAGATCAATAAAGTATCTACTAGGTGTACTTGAAGATATTTTGGTAAAGGTGGATAAATTTGTTATTCTGTGTGATTTTGTTGTGTTGGAGATGAATGAGGATGTTGATATTCCAATTAttttgggaagaccattcttggcgACTGCAGGAACCAACATTGATGTGAAATCCGGTAAGCTTACATTGAACGTGGGGGAAGAAACAGTTGACTTTGATCTTGATCAATCTATGAGAGAGTTATCAGTAAAAATCGAGTGTTATGTGGTAAATGTTGTGAAAGAAATCAATGATCATGCCTTTGAGGTAAAAGCTGAAATTGACGAGAATTCTTTTTTGCATGTGAATTTCAAGGTGTGAATGAAGTGGACGTTATACTTGGGCCATATGAGGTGGTCTTAAAATTTCAACCATAAAAATTAAAAGAATAAAAGGCGTCTAGCTAATGACGTTAAATAAGCGCtgcttgggaggcaacccaagaaaTGTCATCATTATTAGTATTATGTTAGCTTTAACTATGTGTATAAGACTTATGTGTGCATGAACTATGCAGGAGAAGGAGAACAATTTCGATAAGTACAAAATATGTGGAGTTGCGGAAAACTTCAAGATCTTGAAGTACATATGCAAGGGCTTGATTTAAATTTCAAGGGTATCTATGGAGCAAGTATTTAGGGGAGCTTTGCTTCTTCTCCTTTTGTCTTATTAGTTCACTATATAGTATATTATATAAATGTTAATGATTAGTGATTGTTGTTCCTTGGGGAAAAGTAACATGCTAAGTTGGGGGGTATGTTATGTGTGTTAGTTATATGGTGGTGTATTAGtagtaaaaaatatatataaaaaaaaacaaaatgaAAACATAAAAAAATTGCATTGTACCATGTAGTTGCATTCCATTGCATATCATATATTGATCTCATATTCATAGTAGTCCAAGTCAGTGACCGATGATGATAATATGCGTCGCTTGTTTTTAACTAATTTTTGCTAAGATCACGTTTTAATTATGTTACATGCGTAGTGTCATAAGTGCAAAATTTATTTCTTGACACAACTTTATAATGCTCTTGAACTAATACTTAGATATTCTTGTTTCTTGAGGGGTAACCGCTTGTTGATGATTAAAATTTTGACTATTCCCTTTTGAGCTTAGTACGTAAACGCTTAAGTTTGGGCGAAGCAGTGGGGTGTAAATGtctttaattaaaaaattaagaaaaaaaatatagaTGTAGGATAGTAGTAATAAGTAACACGCAAAAAAAAATTATGGTATGATTGACTAGGTTGAGCTCATTAATACTCGAGTAATTAAGTCTggggggactttgtgcctagtaaccCGAAGCCTTTTATGGTTTGGGATTGCTGACCCAACACTCGATACATGGGTATTGGTGCATAAATCTTTAGGGATCTCGACCATTGCACAATTAATAAACTATTTAGTATATATGCATGTATAATATGATTGGCAAAGTCTGATGGaggtcgtaactcacttacactgaggagccacccAACCTTAGACCGAGCTTGTGAAGTCTTATGGCGGTCCTAActtacttacactgagaagccacccAACCTTAGACCGAGCAGTAATAAAATTCATATGTACATATAGCTGTAGTGTTGTAGAAATAAAGAAAGACATGGAAATCCCTTGCTAAACTTGAACGATGGCTAGTACTAAGTAACGAAGTGTTTAAGATCTATTCTAGTTCTTAACTTGGGAGCTATTAACTCGCATGACTTGTCATGTTGAAACTTGTATATCTTTGTTCTTGGTTCAGTAGAGAGTATGTTGTTAAGCTAGGAGCACACGCACACACATATGCACTTGTGTTAGCTATGTGGTGATATTGTGGTGTGAGCTTGATGTGTCTAAACTTGTTGCATGTTCTGAAGGTAATATCTGACCTGGCATATACTATTATATTTGAGATCTTTTGTATTGTCgatcatttagttgcattcatgtgGTTGCATATTACATGGGTTAAATGGATTTTGTGGGTACATTCACTATAGGCCCTCACGAGATCTTACTCATCCACTAGGGCTACCTTGGGGTTTAAAGGGCTTGTTGCATATGCCAAATGCAACCGTGATCACCTTACGAAAGTGGTATTAGATAATAATACATAGTAATCATATTACTCGAGGACGAGCAAAAGTTAAGTTGGGGGGTATTTGATGCATGACTAATTTATAGTTCTTTTATGTCATGTTATGCTTCTTTTAACCTTGTTTTGTGATGCTTTAGTCCTAAATAATTAGTACTAGTTGTTATTTAACTTAGATGGATGCTAAGACTTAATTTTCTATGTTTATAGGGAATTATGGCAGAAGAAGGTGCAAAAGAGAGGAGTACatgataaaagaagaaattaAGGGAGCTCAGGACCTGAACTTGGAGGCTCAGGGGCTGAAGGAATCAGTGGAGAAAATGCACTTACCTCAGGGCCTAAGCTTGTGAGTTCAGGGTCTGAGAGAAGCAGATTTAAAGAATAAGGAGTTCAGGGCCTGAGCTCTTCTGAAGAGGCCCCGAGGACATCATTCAGGACCTGATGATGTTGAGGTTCAGGGCCTGAGCCTGACAAAAATTGTAATTCAAATAGATTTctactttattttaaaatctcTTTTAGTTACCTTGTATGATGGAAAAAATGTTTCATGTGAGTATAAAAACAATTAGTTAGGGTTTTATAGAGAAGAGAGAGTTATTTGAGAGATGAGAGAACTTGAACAA is a genomic window containing:
- the LOC141714440 gene encoding uncharacterized protein LOC141714440, whose translation is MRRSISAGNLEFDLEIERTFRVLRREAKQRKERDKMGERALVIDNQDEPSIRDHETPNLANCIYKTPTINAAQFTINLSLIQMVSNSAFKGDIEREDPHHHLERFVQMCGSFKITGVTTDQIRLHMFPYSIKGRALEWFQQLSDTIVATWETGGDFKKSPVTKAKALLEELAANNYEWAPSGANSVKSAQDTEMMNLLTLKLDALTQEVCGQRANVNSISAPMRGYNDYGVDQYSYAPQFSDEASFIQGRQSWPVQNNSYYNPNQRPNNNLSYNNNHAQNPTYIAPRQNPPPGFQQQQQYQLPPKEKKEPTDWEVTLNKMIQGTTGAFTNIDTKFEKAESRLDHMASSQTMLESQIGQICKAIILRNGRELPKIVAPALKDENLPPKKRKTRQVNMEISNSVDNKPNKERLTHHAPMKPYIPLIPFPYRLKNSKLEKQFEKFLKMFREIHISIPFADALAQIPLYVKFMKEIPPKLNNPGSFSLPCNIGELGIRKALCDLGSSVSLMLHSMYKRLGLGDLKKTRISLQLADRSIKYLLGVLEDILVKVDKFVILCDFVVLEMNEDVDIPIILGRPFLATAGTNIDVKSGKLTLNVGEETVDFDLDQSMRELSVKIECYVVNVVKEINDHAFEVKAEIDENSFLHVNFKV